A section of the Cololabis saira isolate AMF1-May2022 chromosome 16, fColSai1.1, whole genome shotgun sequence genome encodes:
- the LOC133462510 gene encoding gastrula zinc finger protein XlCGF57.1-like, with translation MEEDGPELICIKEEPEDVCAGSPSAGDGLKSEDGEEKPDSAHADEGAEPHSSHASEGAEPDSAHTSEGAEPHSSHAGEGAEPQDGGRSPDQIKKESDGDVSGSSGTEVKTNPRSKKPSRLSDGGKRLRDKRRLQTSETKSSTRLAQKRQVRGCVRRSEQTVDLEAQESDKSFDCDFCGKLFKQRVHLTTHLRVHTGEKPFSCDECGKTFKQKAHLTTHLRVHKGEKLFTCDDCGQRFKHEENYKMHMRVNAGEKPFTCDYCGQTFNRKANLKAHLRVHTGEKPFSCDDCGLRFTYKTNLKAHMNVHTGEKPFSCDYCSKGFKQKAHLTTHLRVHTGEKPFSCDDCGQRFTQKATLKAHMRVHTGEKPFSCDICGKTFKKKTNLKAHMSVHTEEKPFGCDVCGLRFKQEASFKTHMRIHTGKKPFSCDDCGQTFNQKATLKTHMRVHTGEKPFICDDCGQRFNRKTTLVTHMRVHTGEKPFSCDSCGLRFNQKATLIAHTRIHTGEKPFGCEYCGLRFTHKTNLKTHERLHTGEKPFVCDCCGLKFIQKINLKAHMRVHTGEIPYSCYDCGQKFNLKMNLMKHLAVHAREAISLGCEDVN, from the exons atggaggaggacggACCGGAGCTCATCTGCATAAAGGAGGAGCCGGAGGACGTCTGTGCCGGGTCTCCCTCCGCCGGCGACGGTCTGAAGAGCGAAGACGGGGAGGAGAAGCCTGACTCCGCCCACGCCGacgagggggcggagcctcaTTCCTCCCACGCCAGCGAGGGGGCGGAGCCTGACTCCGCCCACACCAgcgagggggcggagcctcacTCCTCCCACGCCGgcgagggggcggagcctcaagatggcggccgctcgCCTGATCAGATCAAGAAGGAGTCTGACGGAGACGTTTCCGGCTCCTCCGGGACCGAAGTCAAAACTAACCCGAGATCTAAAAAACCCTCCCGGCTCTCCGATGGTGGGAAACGGTTACGCGACAAACGGCGACTTCAGACGAGCGAAACTAAATCTTCAACCCGTTTGGCTCAGAAGAGACAGGTCAGGGGCTGCGTTCGGAGGAGCGAGCAAACGGTGGATCTCGAGGCGCAGGAAAGTGATAAAAGCTTCGATTGTGACTTCTGCGGAAAACTTTTCAAGCAACGGGTTCACTTGACGACGCACCTGCGGGTGCACACGGGGGAGAAACCCTTCAGCTGCGACGAGTGCGGGAAGACCTTCAAGCAGAAGGCTCACCTCACGACGCACCTCAGGGTGCACAAGGGGGAGAAGCTGTTCACCTGCGACGACTGCGGGCAGAGATTCAAACACGAGGAGAACTATAAGATGCACATGAGAGTCAACGCCGGGGAGAAACCGTTCACCTGCGACTACTGCGGACAGACGTTCAACCGCAAGGCCAACCTGAAGGCGCACCTTAGGGTGCACACGGGGGAGAAACCCTTCAGCTGCGACGACTGTGGCCTGAGGTTCACCTACAAGACCAACCTGAAGGCGCACATGAACGTGCACACGGGGGAGAAGCCGTTCAGCTGCGACTACTGCTCCAAGGGGTTCAAGCAGAAGGCCCACCTCACTACGCACCTACGggtgcacacgggcgagaagcccttcAGCTGCGACGACTGCGGCCAGAGGTTCACCCAGAAGGCCACCCTGAAGGCGCACATGCGggtgcacacgggcgagaagccgttCAGCTGCGACATCTGCGGGAAGACGTTCAAGAAGAAGACGAACCTGAAGGCGCACATGAGCGTCCACACAGAGGAGAAGCCGTTCGGCTGCGACGTCTGCGGCCTCAGGTTCAAGCAGGAGGCCAGTTTCAAGACGCACATGAGGATCCACACGGGCAAGAAGCCGTTCAGCTGCGACGACTGCGGGCAGACGTTCAACCAGAAg gccACGCTGAAGACCCACATGAGGGTCCACACGGGGGAGAAGCCGTTCATCTGCGACGACTGCGGCCAGCGGTTCAACCGGAAGACGACGCTGGTGACGCACATGCGGgtccacacgggcgagaagcccttcAGCTGCGACAGCTGCGGCCTGCGCTTCAACCAGAAGGCCACGCTCATCGCCCACACCAGGATCCACACGGGGGAGAAACCCTTCGGCTGCGAGTACTGCGGGTTGAGGTTCACCCACAAGACCAACCTCAAGACGCACGAGAGACTCCACACGGGGGAGAAGCCCTTCGTCTGTGACTGCTGCGGACTCAAGTTCATCCAGAAGATTAACCTCAAGGCGCACATGAGGGTCCACACGGGGGAGATACCGTACAGCTGCTACGACTGCGGTCAGAAGTTCAATCTGAAGATGAATCTCATGAAACATTTGGCGGTTCACGCCAGGGAGGCCATCTCCTTGGGGTGTGAGGATGTAAACTAG